Proteins from one Longimicrobium terrae genomic window:
- a CDS encoding DUF7674 family protein: MTGPEFVDVLLHEFPELEEDVRDNDGLLHMQMGDFAGLMQRAINERDLPRLKRCVHLAQRVWQTGEAHLRNALSVSCLEHLAFRGTTGQEAFALLTRELREEWEKLDRFQASLATPPRKRR; the protein is encoded by the coding sequence TTGACGGGACCTGAATTCGTGGATGTGCTGCTGCACGAGTTTCCCGAACTCGAGGAAGACGTTCGGGACAACGATGGGCTGCTGCACATGCAGATGGGCGATTTCGCGGGGCTGATGCAGCGCGCGATCAACGAGCGGGACCTGCCCCGGCTGAAGCGCTGCGTGCACTTGGCGCAGCGTGTCTGGCAGACGGGCGAGGCGCATCTTCGCAACGCGCTCAGCGTTTCCTGCCTGGAACACCTCGCGTTCAGGGGCACCACGGGGCAGGAGGCGTTCGCCCTGCTGACGCGGGAACTGCGTGAAGAGTGGGAAAAGCTGGATCGCTTTCAGGCCAGCCTCGCCACCCCGCCCCGAAAGCGCCGCTGA